The sequence below is a genomic window from Mercenaria mercenaria strain notata chromosome 14, MADL_Memer_1, whole genome shotgun sequence.
CAATATGATTTAATTCAGTTTTGTTCTCTCAACATGGATGCATTAcgtatatttaaaacaatgtgtgtaattttatgatattcgAAAGTGGATATATTGATATCAATCTTTTGTACAGAATAGCATTTAAAGACTGTCTTATCAAATGATATCTCAAAATAGCTTATAAGACACCAAAAAGTAGACTTTACGTTTGCTATCAGTTATTCGTTGAATATTctattaaacatttcatattgtataacttcaatatacatgtatctaaaagTTAATCAATAATGTCAAATGGATTTTATATATCAATTATaatggtggacggatagctcattggtttgcacactggccttccaatcctgaggtcgggggttcgatccccggcagctactcgagaattttcagaaacgcttttcagtgtttccctcccaactagaggtgtactggtcaggaacccaggcaattcaggaacccaggcaatccttgcgtgtatcagtgctatacactgggcacgttgaagaaccaggctgtctattcgcaacgagctaggctaagttagccggacaagcctgtatctgatttctgatctctctgtcgtgggggctttgtctcactctgtccctctggtcagatcgctctgtgtctgtactagtaaaggatgaattatgcgccctgtgtggctgcatttgaactatgtaaaaagcctttgaacgtgaaattgatcatgaaaagggcgctatataaatctggtataataatagtaataataataatacaatgaattttttaaattcattttgttacataaaatcattaaatgGTATCATATGATATATTAAAATGACATCACCAGTTGAAATAGGTTAggataaaataaaactgatttcaaGATATCAAATATTTGAACTGTAAATATCTGTAATCAGTTtataatatcaataaaatgcatTTAGATATATCCAAAAACAATTGATGATCTCGTAAATTATACTTTGTTTGCTTTAATGCATTGAAATCAAGTTTGGCCTACAGGTAGCATATAGAAGATTTGGGACTTCACATTGGATCAATGGGTCAAGTTCAATGTCAGCATAACTTCAGAAAATGGGGACGGGACAGagctttatataaattatgcatgttccATATCAGGGAATCTTTTTCCAAAATTTCGAATCAACAAATGAATGATGAATTTTATAACATGCGTAAATACACACTGAAGCATTTTTAAATCAGTTGGTGTAATAAGTTTTCAAAACCAAACATTGTGAACCATagacttaaaacaaaaatttaaactaCACATGTAACTGTCATTACAAATGAATAATCCGGGTCATTAATTGATGTAAACATTTCCCACTTGGTTGATTTTATCACCCTGATAAGTAAAATGTTTCATCTATCAATGAAGTTCACACCTAGAGTGCATGTAAAGCTTTGTCAGAAAGGTAAACCTGAATACGATACCGTACTAATTTCTGcagatatatgttttattttatttaaaaagttttttaaaaatgtgcaGAACTAAACGATAGACATGCAGTGATAAATTGTATCAAATAAATCATCATTTTAAGACCTTATCACAACAACACTAACTGATTTGTGTTAATTGTTCTACATCATAGactttaataataaattatttctaaattgttTGCTAGATTGTCTCAATAAATGGGACTGTCAGCAACGAAAGAAGAGACACATGAATGGTCACTGCTCAATTTACATTACAAACTTTAAATATGAGAAATGCTCGTCtcaatttgtttttcataatctTAATTCAACTAATTGTGAATCACTGAACGCGAGATACTTTTAGTTGACAGACAAGAAAGGAGGCTTTTACAAAAATTACTGCCGGGGTAGTAAAAGGAGCGGATTTTTTCATTCTGTATACTTAGAAATTCCAATGTAGCGCAGTGTCTAGAGCGTTTGGCAAAAGTTACTTTTTGTGCTGTGGAACAAATGGGCCGTGCTTCGAATTCGTTTAGTCATTCAAATGCCACTGGGTCGATGTAAAGGTCACaataactataaatagatttttcgctgtgatcatcaaaaaggtggtttccagtttcaaactttagtTGAGATTTACATACTGTCACCACATTAGGTGTATAGCAAGCTTTTATGATTAGCTTTTAATGATATTAGAAATCACTAtttctagaaatagaaaaacgaCTTGCATTCAATATCTCTAATTTGGTTGCTCCTATTGGCagcaaacttggtgtgtagatcATATCAAACACAAAGATTCGGAATGTATTTAGGGATTACTCGGATCAAGGTCGCTGTTACCTATAATAGTAAAATATGTATCTGTTCAAAAACTTTACTTTGGAATGAGATAACTTCATTAATCTGCAGGGTTTGAAAGTTCCTCTGTGACGCAGTGGTTTACATCGTTGGGCCAACATGGTCTTTGGTGCTGTGGAACTGACGGCTCGCAGTTCAAAGCCCAGTAAGAGTCTAACTTTTTGTGATAAAATCACTTTGTGCCTTTTGATAAAGATCAcacaaacacacattttttttaaatagattttcaCAGCAATCATTATAAAGGTGGTTTTCAGACGATAACTTTGTTTAGGATTGACCTACTGTCACCAAACTTGATGAGTACCAAACTTATGTGAATAATTGGCTATGGGTTGCATTTGGGgtcaataaaaatagaaaaatggtatATGCTCAATATCTTTCGTATGGGTAAACCTATTGTTAGCAAACAGTGTTTAGATAGATTTTATCAAAGACAGAGGTTTGGAATACATTTGGGGATCATTCGGGCCAAGGTCTCGGCTGCTAAAAATAAATAACTGCTCCCGGAGATTAacttaattcatatttatacatcGAAAGTTCCACCGTGTTGCAGTGGACAAAAACATTCATCTACATGTAGTTTACCATTTATGATACAATATGAACAAGCCGCAGTTCAAATCCAGGTCTGGGTCTTCCTCTGTCATAGGGTCAAGGTGAAATTAATAACTTTAGTCAGGAATTACGTAATGCACTGACACAACTGTTTGTTATATCTGTTCTTCAAAAAGACAGGACGGATGCAGTAAAACATGCATAACAGAACATGACCCTTTTTAAACAGAACCTGTTGGTGTGGTGCAAAATCTGAAAACAAGGCTTTCTTGAAATGTCTGCATttcttgttatcttaaaattgAGTGAGATTTTTTAACTTAGTTCTTACACTTAGCAAAAAATATGTATGATTAAGAAATTAAGCATACATTATTGCAGTCGATAAAGTGTTCCTATTGTGTCTGTACCTGTGTCCTAACAAATTGATCATACACGAATCCAATTTCTTTTCACTACACGATAAAAGTGTAGTGGAAATCCGTTTTTGATAAAATTAACATTTCTTTTGTAGATGCAAAAGACACAATAGCCGAATTAAACGAAGCTATTGTATCGTACCAAGAGTCTGCTGATGGTACAAACTACATACGCTGGGGACGGACCACTTGTCCTAGTACAGCATTTCTGGTATACGAAGGATTCGTTGCTGGAGCTCACCATTCTCATAGCGGAACTGCCGTCAATCCATTGTGCCTGCCTATGGACCCTATCTATGACAAAACTACTGATGGTTTTCAAGATGCTGGTATCATTTATGGGGCTGAATATGAAACTAGCTCATACAGTGCTTGGAACTATCTCCATGATCATGATATTCCATGTGCAGTTTGTCGCATTCCTCGTAATAACGTCCTCATGGTGCCTGGAAGAAACGAATGTCACCGTAACTATACCCTGGAATATAAAGGCTACCTGATGTCAAGTTACAAGAATCACCAAGCGTCTGAATTCGTATGTGTTGATGAGCAACCGGAAATAATACCAGGTACACATGAGAGTGATAATGGCAAActattctattttgtagaagggTCATGTGGCTCACTACAATGTGACCCATATAAACACGGCTGGGAGTTTACATGCGCCGTGTGTTCGTTTTCAACCAGTTCTAGGCATACGAGGTTACAGCCGTACAATTGAACTCACTCgaagatatatctttaatttattgtatatttagacttttgtttgtttaatattcttcactagtggatttttttttatatctttttaagcTCTAATTTCAGATACAAGGTAACAAGGACTCAAGGATACTCCAAGAATTAATAATGAACTCCACGCTCTCAACAACAATTACACATTTTGATATCTTGGTTCTGTTTcctttaaatgtaaaatgaacatgATAATATTAATTCTAAATACTTTGATTTACGCAAAAGTATTTCTTGTCAAAAGATAATTACTAcggttttatttgtttgtgaaTTTCCATACAATGTCGCTCATTTGTAACACTGAAACAACTAATAAAAATATTGGTCCTTTAGATATAAAAACGCCTAtcgaatattttttattgttttgaaattcaactttatggAAATCTGGCTGGAAATGGAAATTCTTCACGGTAGGAAAGATGAAATGAATTTTGCCCCAGActtacttttaaaaaacatttgtttagtaCATGTGTTATACAGTTATGTTCTAGATCCAGAGTACAGCTAACGTTTGGAGTAAATGAAATATTGAgagattttaagaaaaacattgaCCGTAGATAACTGAAATTGTAGCTAAGATTATAATGAACATAAAAATAGAGCTTTATGTTTACTCAGACTTTAGAATTTGACGAAAACTACTTTTACCACTTCCTTTTGTTACAGATCGCAAGGTAATATTCTATTTCAAACCTGATGGAATATTCCAGAAAATTAAATGccaaaatttatcattttctctGTCTAGTTGCACGATAAATCTATCTACAAATTTAAAGTTAAAGTATTATTCAGGTTGTTCAAAACATTGTCTCAAAACTTGATATAAGTTACAATGATATCATTTTGTTCCTTTTACCCGTAATCATTTTGgctaaatatattgtttaaattaaagtggttgtacaaaatatttgttttgatattatatgCTACatgttttgtatttacttttttaaaaacaataatgtgTAGCTTGCTACTTAGTATATTGTCTCGGGCTTGGATAATGCTATAACAATGACTGCATGTATTTaacttttacaataaaatatttttatcacacGTTTGACGTCGTGGAAGTGTAACAAAGCCAttagataaaaatgataatacgctagtgtaataaagctttgacgtcgacgtcgtttatagtatgaGAGAAGTTGGTCATCACATTGACTTGTTTATagagtaaaagaaagtagaatttttgttgTTTCGACAGGAGCGGCTAACATGTGatcaaaagaatattacatttgtgactttccacactgaaattattaaactcgttgaataaaatcgataaaatGCTATGCAAAGCCTCGTTTAatatattcaatatgaaaaaacactcatgtaatatcctctatatacattATTAGTTGCTGACACACTGACAccatataagattctttcactggttgtaggtgcagatgggaatttccggtctcgagggtaactgtttaggcggttacgaggctccagccgagtgaccgcgtaaacagttacccgagagccggatattcccatctgcacctgcaGCTAGTGATATAATCTTTTTCTTGAATACCATATTCAACATAGaagagtaaaaataaattcaaacaaatgattttcttacagcacttttttcttatagtagcgtattaacaaagcgcgggaacttcacgtccgtaaacaggaagtacgtcatgacgttacagagacgaaaataacgtaagagttccggttttgttttatcatctgcaatgaaacgttttgttatttccttaaaataacgttttttgaatcgagaaatatgatataagaacaaagaggaactatcaaggtatttaatttttatcccgttttacgaaaaacattattattactacacacatctcCTGTACATATGTAGtgcgttatacgtcatttacagcacgagagtcatgttacaccccggggtgtaagatggagttttccagcaccggtgaaatcaccagaaatccccgtctggtatgcaagaaataatcATTATGCACCGGTAAAGGAGGGGTTGTGATATAATAATTGtacagaaactttttttttttttttatttcaatgaacatgttTTCCAAATAAAGTCTTACACGTTTGATTGTAACTTTAACAACAAGGCTTTCTTAATATTCGACCATGCCTGTAAAAATAGCCTCAAATGTTTGACAGTCACTGTACCTGTAAAGGCGTGTATACACGCTCAAATGTACTAGAAAAGACAGGTTTACACGTGCTACTTTACCTGTAAATAACGCAAGTTTACACGCTCAACTATATAAGTAAATTCAGGCGTACACGTTCAACTTTACATGTAAAAAATGCAAAGTTTACACGCTCAACTGTACAAGTAAACACAGGCGTTCACGTTTACCTTTACCTGTAAAATCATGTAAGTTTACACGCTCAGCTGTATAGGTAACGGCAGGCTTAAACGTTCAACTTTACCTGTAAATAATGCATTTTACACGCTCAACTGTGCAGGCAAAGGCAGGCGTACACGTTcaattttatacataaataacACAAGTTTACACGTTCAACTGCACaagtaaaaacaggtgaccatgCTCAACCGTACAGACAAAGGTAGGCGTACACGTTAAACTTTACCTGTAAATAATGCAAGTTAACACGCTCAACTGTACAAACAAAGGCAGGTTTACACGCTCAactgtacatttaaatgtattcATGCCTATTCATTTTTATCCATAGAAGCAGATTTACCCGTAGCAAGTCATTCGATTACAAATGAATTAATTTCTGTCCTTGCTCGTGGTTTTCAACACTTTTGACGAATTTAATGTTTCCGTTTTGTTGTTTGATATAATTTTGGTAGTTGATTATTTAAATGACCAAATTTAGTTTCATAATACTtattaatttgatgaaaaatattttacaaaaacagcTGTCACATCATTATTACTGACGTGTTATTGCCCTAAGAAAGGTCCATACTGTTCAGTGAAATACTACCTACATGTGTAGGAACATATTGTGGGTTTTATAAATAGGTAAGTTCAGATTAATGAACGGCAATCGAGGAATGTATACAACCTTTCggcatttttcattaacattCAGCCGGCAGGGAGGTCACTTGTACACTTTACAACACAAATATGATGCAACGTATTACGGTTTGACACTACAGTTGTTGCATTTTGTATTACTCAAAGATTACTAAATGTCTGATTTAAAATATTGGTGCGAAGTAATATttgttgtatttcttttttaaattaaattggaATATAGAATAaactgtattttatcaaataaatttatcGAATTTCTTTCGCCACAATATTACAGTATATGAGCATCTAGGATGACAAGAACAACTTTCCACGTCGTTGCTATGTTTGTTTACATCTTCAGATGGAATGATCTTTCCTTACACTCATACATAAACTCAAAACTAAACACATATTTGCACCGCCCTAAATTGGGCATTGACAAAACGCCACTGAGTTTATATAAACAAGTTACTTCCGAGGAACCCCTCACTGGTAGCCCAAACAATATTCCACAGTTATAGGACAATgtaattaaaagttgttttcacGCCAGGTGAATCCCTTACATCCCTTACACAAGTTAAGGCAAAAACTGCACGACTGACAATACACAAAAGCGCATttcaattatcaaaatatataaaatataaagaactAAAAACGTATGTACACAATTGATTTGCAGAAAACAGACTATagtgtgacaggatggacgtaccgggaaCAATAACTACCAGAACAAATTAACAccaattacaatatttacaagtttgtgtacagaaaatgattatttacaatgaataaatgaaaggaaaaaaaaacttattataaGAAAGAACGAACCGAAAAAAatatctgagctcagtatctctttCTAACAGATATAAAGTCCTAAAACTAACAGTTCCTTTCTAACATGACGTGACACAGGTGTTTCCGTTaacttcgaactttaagtagcacaaacataaacaacatatcttcaagtaaagtccctctaaaccgtgaaaacgttgacttctttttggctccctatgatggtaggtgtttgcatccctgagctgtctCAGTTGATTGCAACAATCATCGTCTTAGcggttacggcacaaccatgggatgaaagctctgcgctgggaaaatcacatccaggcgaatGAAGATAATttaacctcgggtattgtacatccgggtcgtgacatcatcaccaggtaaaagacGTTTGGTGAAAGAAGCTAGAATAtctaacatatggtaagcaccatagcaaaacacaagtcagggcataaaactgctcctttgggtacaccatacctccgtaggcttcCATAAAATATAcatgctacttatacaaaatatgagtgctactaagttcatacgtcacgtgattaaaatacgtcacttattacttccattatttctaaaattaattacttacaagtctaaagttaaagtatggaaaagatatgaaaagtttatgatgaaaaaatatagataaggaaatgaaatGATGGCTTGACGCACCAACTGTGTATGCCCCTGCAAGCGGGGAAGGTGTTGTAAGTAGATAGATTGCTACGTCGATAAAAAGTTATCTTTCCCCGCGAGAACGAGTTAACAGTTCGGAGATATTGCTAGCAGATGATATATACAAAACTTAGCAGGAGAAACAGAGATATATGATTAGTGACATTCGAAACAGTTTTACATTGTCCTATATCCAGACTGGTTCACGCAATTTTTAATGACAGACATGCTCTAAGACTTAATAAGCACAACAGGCTTGACTGTTTAGTTGTTACGAAAGTTGAAATACAATACGCAAtatgtgaaaattattatattttttccttGTCCCTAAGTCTCAAACGTACAACAtagtgtacattttatttttttctatatgaaaTTCCTGAAGGTAAAACTAACAAGTCTTTTAGTTATaggaaaaaaagttgaaatacaaaaataatatcgGATTCTGTAATACACCATGTGTAATAATATCGATCTTTACCAGAAAAAGCATGAAAGGTGTTCTTAATATTATCTGCCTAATTTGTTACTGTTCTATTTAATTcatttacaaatacattttcCTTGCCGATAACGTTTCAGATAGATTTTGGTATTTTCCGGTATTGTGAATAGTTCAATGCGTGTCAATATGGTTAGCATTATAGCGTCTTCACTTAGAACATGCTTTTTGACACgttctatcaaaatataatacagGAATATTCCCAAACAGTGATCGATATCGACACGTAATCTGACAATTTTATACTTTGCCCGTTATGTTAGAA
It includes:
- the LOC123526646 gene encoding uncharacterized protein LOC123526646, producing MVFGAVELTARSSKPNAKDTIAELNEAIVSYQESADGTNYIRWGRTTCPSTAFLVYEGFVAGAHHSHSGTAVNPLCLPMDPIYDKTTDGFQDAGIIYGAEYETSSYSAWNYLHDHDIPCAVCRIPRNNVLMVPGRNECHRNYTLEYKGYLMSSYKNHQASEFVCVDEQPEIIPGTHESDNGKLFYFVEGSCGSLQCDPYKHGWEFTCAVCSFSTSSRHTRLQPYN